From Candidatus Nomurabacteria bacterium, one genomic window encodes:
- the rplE gene encoding 50S ribosomal protein L5: MSDKTTVFVPRLKAEYAKSLRAKLQKDLDLANINQVPKLEKIVLNIGLGKAKDDKRMFEVAENTLRKITGQQPVVTAAKMSIASFKLREGNKVGIMVTLRGDRMYEFLDRIVNIVLPRLRDFHGISLKAFDKNGNYSFGLKEQAVFPELSYEETAVAHGLQITIVVKCENKEHSKALLKEFGVPFERSEGDK; this comes from the coding sequence ATGTCTGACAAAACGACAGTCTTTGTGCCTAGGCTCAAAGCTGAATATGCAAAATCTTTACGCGCAAAGTTACAGAAAGATCTCGATCTAGCTAATATTAATCAAGTTCCAAAACTTGAAAAGATAGTTTTAAATATCGGTTTAGGCAAAGCTAAAGACGATAAACGTATGTTTGAAGTAGCCGAAAACACACTTCGCAAAATAACAGGACAACAACCGGTAGTAACTGCAGCCAAGATGTCGATTGCAAGCTTTAAGTTGCGTGAAGGCAATAAGGTTGGGATTATGGTCACATTGCGTGGCGATCGGATGTATGAATTCCTCGATAGGATAGTCAATATCGTTTTACCAAGACTCCGTGATTTTCACGGAATTAGCTTAAAAGCTTTTGATAAAAACGGTAATTATAGCTTTGGTCTTAAAGAACAAGCAGTTTTCCCAGAACTAAGCTATGAAGAAACTGCTGTCGCTCATGGTTTGCAAATAACCATCGTTGTAAAGTGCGAGAACAAAGAACATAGCAAAGCTTTACTCAAAGAGTTTGGTGTACCGTTTGAACGATCAGAAGGAGATAAGTAA
- the rpsE gene encoding 30S ribosomal protein S5: MDQRVLAVDRVARVVKGGRRFRFRALVCLGDKQGSVGVGSAKGADVTSAITKAVAIARKNMIKVSLKGTTLPHEVQAKVGGAKILIKPAPEGTGLIAGSVVREILDALGVANAVTKSLGNNNKTNASYACIEALQSLVPENKWVTASSKSTPKKETK, from the coding sequence ATGGATCAAAGAGTATTGGCTGTTGATCGAGTCGCAAGAGTTGTTAAGGGTGGACGACGTTTCCGTTTCCGGGCTTTAGTATGTCTTGGCGATAAGCAAGGTAGCGTAGGAGTTGGGAGTGCCAAAGGCGCCGATGTTACTTCTGCAATCACAAAAGCTGTCGCAATTGCTCGGAAAAATATGATTAAAGTGTCACTGAAAGGCACAACTTTACCACACGAAGTACAAGCTAAGGTCGGCGGCGCTAAGATTTTAATCAAACCCGCACCAGAAGGTACTGGTCTTATAGCCGGAAGTGTTGTACGTGAGATTTTAGACGCCCTAGGTGTAGCAAACGCAGTCACTAAGTCTCTCGGTAACAACAACAAGACCAACGCGTCCTATGCATGTATCGAGGCATTGCAAAGTCTTGTGCCTGAAAATAAATGGGTTACCGCTAGTTCTAAATCGACTCCAAAAAAGGAGACTAAATAA
- the rplV gene encoding 50S ribosomal protein L22, whose translation MSVKAIAKNVRMSPRKVNEVAALVRGRTVAEALVILDHVPRRAAQPVRKTVASAKANAIKNHNFKEDGLYIEQIFVNAGARFKRYRPAAHGRALPFIRRSSNVYVIVNGEQRPAKKPATTKKEAK comes from the coding sequence ATGAGTGTTAAAGCAATTGCCAAAAATGTTCGGATGAGTCCTCGTAAAGTTAACGAAGTTGCTGCGCTTGTACGCGGTCGGACTGTCGCCGAAGCTTTAGTAATTTTAGACCACGTCCCTCGTCGAGCCGCTCAACCTGTTCGAAAAACAGTTGCTAGCGCTAAAGCCAACGCTATCAAGAACCATAATTTCAAAGAAGATGGTTTATATATTGAGCAAATCTTTGTTAATGCTGGTGCTAGATTCAAACGTTATCGACCAGCAGCTCACGGACGAGCCCTACCGTTTATTCGCAGAAGTAGCAACGTTTATGTAATTGTAAATGGTGAGCAGCGACCAGCTAAGAAGCCTGCTACCACTAAGAAGGAGGCAAAATAA
- the rpsN gene encoding 30S ribosomal protein S14: MAKKSMIARDKKRNIAKMKTSAKRNELKNLGDLDGLHNLPRKASVTRHKNRCNMCGRPRSYMRDFGLCRVCFREQASKGNIPGVTKASW, encoded by the coding sequence ATGGCTAAGAAATCGATGATTGCACGCGATAAAAAACGAAACATCGCAAAAATGAAAACTTCTGCAAAACGCAACGAGTTAAAGAATTTGGGTGACCTCGATGGTCTACACAACTTGCCACGTAAGGCAAGTGTCACACGACACAAGAATCGCTGTAACATGTGTGGACGTCCAAGATCATATATGCGTGATTTCGGGCTTTGCCGAGTCTGTTTCCGTGAGCAAGCAAGTAAAGGTAATATCCCTGGCGTAACTAAGGCCAGCTGGTAG
- a CDS encoding 50S ribosomal protein L18 translates to MSRLSNISKNKISRSKRTRTTLKTVSDRPRLSVHISNTNVYAQIIDDTTHKTLVSANSLKIKNGNMTEKAAQVGETIAIAATKLKLKLVAFDRGNKKYHGRVKALADAARQKGLEF, encoded by the coding sequence ATGTCGAGATTATCTAATATATCAAAAAATAAGATCAGCCGTTCAAAGCGTACGCGTACAACACTCAAGACTGTCAGCGATCGCCCAAGATTGAGCGTCCATATCAGCAATACAAATGTCTATGCCCAGATTATTGACGATACCACGCATAAAACATTGGTAAGTGCGAATTCGTTGAAAATTAAAAATGGTAATATGACAGAAAAAGCTGCCCAAGTTGGTGAAACGATTGCAATAGCCGCCACCAAACTTAAGCTTAAATTAGTCGCTTTTGATCGTGGCAACAAAAAATACCATGGTCGAGTAAAAGCATTAGCCGATGCCGCACGCCAGAAAGGACTGGAGTTTTAA
- the rpmJ gene encoding 50S ribosomal protein L36, whose amino-acid sequence MKVRASVKKISPDDIIVRRKGKVYVINKKKPRHKQRQG is encoded by the coding sequence ATGAAAGTACGCGCAAGCGTTAAAAAGATCTCCCCGGACGACATTATTGTGCGTCGTAAGGGTAAGGTTTATGTGATCAATAAGAAAAAGCCTCGCCACAAACAAAGGCAGGGCTAA
- the rplN gene encoding 50S ribosomal protein L14, with product MVQQESYLKVADNSGAKVISCIRVLGGTRKRYARVGDIIVASVKQASPTGAIKKKSVVRAVVVRSRDQIRRKDGSTIAFDDNAAVIINDDKEPRATRIFGPVPRELRDLGYSKIVSLAPEVL from the coding sequence ATGGTTCAGCAGGAATCTTATTTGAAAGTAGCCGATAACAGCGGCGCAAAAGTAATCTCGTGCATACGAGTGCTTGGTGGTACCCGCAAAAGATACGCCAGAGTCGGTGATATTATCGTGGCTAGTGTTAAACAGGCCAGTCCGACGGGTGCGATTAAGAAAAAATCGGTAGTTCGAGCTGTAGTTGTTCGTAGTCGCGATCAAATTCGACGCAAAGATGGCAGTACGATAGCCTTCGATGACAACGCAGCCGTAATTATTAACGATGATAAAGAACCACGAGCAACTCGAATTTTTGGACCAGTACCTCGTGAGCTTCGCGATTTAGGCTATAGCAAAATCGTCAGCTTAGCACCGGAGGTACTATAA
- a CDS encoding 50S ribosomal protein L29 — translation MADKKSTTKTTEPVAKDSQSQLLELRKTLNEQIRSQKSGTATNMKAARATRKQIARLMTEINKQKGERS, via the coding sequence ATGGCTGACAAAAAATCTACCACTAAAACTACTGAACCTGTCGCTAAAGATAGCCAAAGCCAACTCTTAGAATTAAGAAAAACTTTGAACGAGCAGATTCGCAGTCAGAAATCAGGCACAGCTACAAATATGAAAGCTGCCCGAGCAACGCGTAAACAAATTGCCAGATTAATGACAGAAATTAATAAGCAAAAGGGTGAAAGGAGCTAA
- the rpsK gene encoding 30S ribosomal protein S11 — MEEIAQQTTTVEATTNEVTATAKRGKKTKRNVPHAQIHVFASFNNTIVTLTDASGAVLAATSAGACGFRGSKKGTAYAAQVAAEKVASTAKQIFGVRKADVFVKGVGQGRDTAARALMSQDISIESITDKTPVAHGGVRPRKSRKG; from the coding sequence ATGGAAGAAATTGCACAACAAACCACTACAGTAGAAGCAACTACAAACGAAGTAACAGCTACCGCAAAGCGTGGTAAAAAAACTAAGCGCAACGTACCGCACGCGCAAATTCATGTATTTGCTTCATTTAACAATACTATCGTTACTTTGACAGATGCAAGCGGAGCAGTTTTAGCTGCTACAAGTGCCGGAGCTTGCGGTTTTCGCGGCTCTAAAAAAGGCACAGCATATGCAGCTCAAGTGGCCGCGGAAAAGGTAGCCAGTACGGCTAAACAAATTTTTGGAGTACGTAAAGCGGACGTATTTGTAAAGGGCGTTGGCCAGGGACGCGATACAGCAGCTCGAGCTTTAATGAGTCAAGACATTTCGATTGAGTCGATAACCGACAAGACACCTGTTGCTCATGGCGGAGTTAGACCAAGAAAATCGAGGAAAGGATAG
- the secY gene encoding preprotein translocase subunit SecY has product MNWKLLARGFKNADMRKRIFAVIGMMIVFRILAHVPIPLAEPVQLKQILNNLLNDQNAPQLLSFLNVLSGGALASLSIMLVGLGPYINASIIMQVLGKAIPKLENLQKEGEFGRRKINQYTRILTFPLAIIQSIGAIYLVRQVAGNAGGFGDVIAQASMSQWVLMISALTGGAMVLMWLGELITEKSIGNGISLLITVGIVSQLPFIFSTLFKELIDKSASYSIFGLFDLPINGTWLLITLGVVISTLLITIFVVYLNEAQRPVKISYAKKIQGNRTYGDVSTVLPVKLVTAGVIPIIFAVAFLSVPQLVGRLLVGSTLATDLSLTHWQSVGHKLVEWFSTPGSATATGVADWTAFNTYIYPLTYLLLVMVFTYFYTNIVFNAKEISEQLQRQGGFIADIRPGKDTEKYLSKLVNRLNLFGAMSLGFLALTPIIAQGLIGTSKLAIGGTSILILVAVALETMRQLESKALMLTYDDYDRNLGPTEKNDETTKTSKNFGSFTKKLFTKK; this is encoded by the coding sequence TTGAACTGGAAACTGCTCGCACGCGGATTTAAGAATGCTGATATGCGCAAAAGGATTTTTGCGGTTATCGGTATGATGATTGTATTTAGAATCCTAGCTCATGTGCCGATTCCTCTAGCAGAGCCAGTTCAATTAAAACAGATTCTTAATAACCTTCTCAATGACCAAAACGCACCCCAGCTGTTAAGCTTTCTGAACGTCTTATCTGGTGGTGCACTGGCTAGTTTATCGATTATGCTTGTCGGTCTCGGGCCTTATATAAATGCATCGATAATCATGCAGGTATTAGGCAAAGCTATACCGAAGTTAGAGAATCTCCAGAAAGAAGGCGAGTTTGGTAGACGTAAGATTAACCAATACACCCGTATTTTAACTTTTCCATTAGCAATCATTCAATCTATTGGAGCTATATATTTGGTACGCCAAGTAGCTGGGAATGCCGGAGGCTTTGGTGACGTAATCGCTCAAGCTAGCATGTCGCAATGGGTTCTAATGATAAGTGCCCTGACTGGTGGAGCCATGGTACTCATGTGGCTTGGAGAACTTATCACCGAGAAGAGTATCGGTAATGGCATCAGCTTGTTGATTACTGTCGGAATTGTCAGTCAACTACCTTTCATCTTCAGTACATTGTTTAAAGAGCTTATTGATAAATCTGCTTCTTACAGTATTTTTGGACTATTCGATCTCCCGATCAACGGCACCTGGCTATTAATAACACTTGGGGTCGTGATTTCAACCCTGCTAATTACTATTTTTGTTGTGTATCTAAACGAAGCGCAGCGTCCGGTTAAGATCTCGTATGCAAAAAAGATTCAAGGAAACCGTACATACGGTGATGTTTCAACAGTACTACCAGTAAAACTAGTTACTGCTGGCGTGATTCCGATAATTTTTGCGGTTGCGTTTCTTTCTGTTCCACAGCTGGTTGGTCGTTTATTGGTAGGCTCGACACTAGCCACTGATCTGAGCCTCACCCATTGGCAGTCGGTAGGTCATAAATTAGTTGAATGGTTTAGTACACCAGGTTCAGCTACAGCAACTGGAGTAGCTGATTGGACGGCCTTCAACACCTATATTTATCCGTTAACATATCTGTTGCTTGTGATGGTATTCACTTATTTCTATACAAACATTGTGTTTAACGCAAAAGAAATTTCTGAGCAGTTGCAAAGACAAGGTGGATTTATAGCCGATATACGTCCAGGTAAAGACACCGAGAAGTATCTTTCAAAGTTAGTTAACAGATTAAACCTGTTTGGCGCTATGAGCCTAGGATTCTTGGCCCTAACACCTATAATCGCTCAAGGATTAATCGGTACGAGCAAGCTAGCGATTGGTGGTACAAGCATACTAATCTTGGTTGCTGTAGCCCTTGAAACCATGCGACAGCTTGAATCAAAGGCATTAATGCTAACTTATGATGACTACGATCGTAATCTAGGACCAACAGAAAAAAATGATGAAACTACCAAAACTAGTAAAAACTTCGGTAGTTTTACTAAAAAACTCTTTACAAAGAAGTAA
- a CDS encoding DNA-directed RNA polymerase subunit alpha: MTKTIHTPSITNIDETGNSATFTVEPLLAGYGMTLGNSIRRVLLTSISGAAVTAFKVKGASHEFTTLPGVKEDVVQIMLNLKGLRFKVFSDEPQTITLSKKGAGPVKAADISGNADVEVVNKDHLIATLDSAKDSIEIELVVETGRGYQSVEESTARKASDMIALDAIFSPVLRVRYHVENTRVGQMTNLDKLMVTVDTDATITPKDAFEEASAILASQYQALAGQTEVASESFASKSEESHVETSSEDPEELLVSIEDLNFSARTTNALINNDIHTLKDLFTLSEIELKELKGFGSKALDEVKDKLAEMEL, encoded by the coding sequence ATGACTAAAACAATTCATACACCATCAATCACGAATATTGATGAAACTGGTAATAGTGCTACATTCACTGTAGAGCCTTTGTTAGCTGGCTATGGTATGACACTAGGTAACAGCATTAGGCGTGTACTTTTGACCAGTATCTCTGGTGCAGCTGTGACTGCTTTCAAGGTAAAGGGTGCATCACACGAGTTCACAACTCTACCGGGTGTAAAAGAAGATGTAGTACAAATCATGTTAAATCTTAAAGGTTTACGATTTAAAGTATTTTCTGACGAGCCTCAAACAATAACTCTCTCTAAAAAAGGTGCTGGTCCGGTAAAAGCAGCTGACATATCAGGAAATGCCGATGTTGAGGTAGTCAATAAAGACCACCTAATCGCTACCTTAGATAGCGCCAAAGACTCGATCGAGATTGAATTGGTTGTGGAAACAGGACGAGGCTACCAAAGTGTCGAAGAAAGTACTGCCCGTAAAGCTTCAGATATGATTGCTTTAGACGCAATTTTTAGCCCTGTTCTAAGGGTGCGATACCATGTCGAGAATACTCGAGTTGGTCAAATGACCAATCTTGATAAACTAATGGTTACCGTAGATACAGACGCGACCATCACACCTAAAGACGCTTTTGAAGAAGCATCAGCAATTTTAGCCAGTCAATACCAAGCATTAGCCGGACAGACTGAAGTCGCAAGTGAGTCTTTTGCTAGTAAGTCAGAAGAATCACATGTCGAAACAAGTAGCGAAGATCCAGAAGAGCTTTTGGTTTCAATTGAAGATCTAAACTTTAGCGCACGCACTACTAACGCTTTAATCAACAACGACATCCATACTCTAAAAGACTTGTTTACACTGTCTGAAATTGAGTTAAAAGAACTTAAAGGTTTCGGCAGTAAAGCACTAGACGAAGTTAAAGATAAACTTGCGGAGATGGAGCTTTAA
- the rplP gene encoding 50S ribosomal protein L16, protein MLLPNKMKYRKAFKGRIHGKARRGNAVSFGSYGLQSQDAARITSRQIEASRQAMTRYTKRGGKIWIRIFPHLPVTQKPIGLKMGKGKGSPEYYAARVRPGTVMFEIDGVTEEIAREALRLAAHKLPVRTKVIEKEKF, encoded by the coding sequence ATGTTACTTCCTAATAAAATGAAGTACCGCAAGGCTTTTAAGGGCCGTATTCATGGCAAAGCTCGACGCGGTAACGCTGTATCCTTCGGTAGTTATGGACTCCAGTCCCAAGACGCTGCAAGGATTACGAGTCGTCAGATCGAAGCTTCTAGACAAGCAATGACTCGCTATACCAAACGTGGTGGTAAGATCTGGATTCGGATTTTTCCGCACTTGCCTGTAACCCAAAAGCCAATCGGCTTAAAGATGGGTAAGGGTAAAGGTTCTCCAGAGTACTACGCTGCTAGGGTCCGTCCCGGCACGGTAATGTTTGAAATCGATGGCGTGACAGAGGAAATTGCTCGCGAAGCCCTACGTCTAGCAGCACATAAATTGCCTGTTCGGACAAAAGTTATCGAAAAGGAGAAGTTCTAA
- the rplF gene encoding 50S ribosomal protein L6: MSRIGKQPIQIPSGVTITVDEAFVTVKGPKGELKQFTMPGITVSQSDNELLVSRESDVKELRAKHGLMRSLISNMVIGVTQGFGKKLEIHGVGFKVALNGSDLKLNLGFSHEVVYKLPEGVQATVEQNTILVSGIDKQKVGQIASEIRALKKPEPYKGKGIRYTGEYIIRKAGKSGKEA, encoded by the coding sequence ATGAGTCGAATAGGAAAACAACCCATCCAAATCCCATCGGGAGTGACAATCACTGTCGACGAGGCCTTTGTAACTGTTAAAGGACCAAAAGGTGAATTAAAGCAGTTTACAATGCCGGGAATAACAGTTAGTCAATCAGACAACGAGCTACTAGTTAGTCGAGAATCTGATGTTAAAGAGCTAAGAGCTAAGCATGGCTTAATGCGTAGCCTAATATCAAACATGGTAATTGGTGTTACACAAGGCTTTGGCAAAAAGTTAGAGATCCACGGAGTTGGTTTTAAAGTAGCCTTAAATGGATCAGACTTAAAATTAAACTTAGGTTTTAGCCATGAAGTTGTCTATAAATTGCCAGAAGGTGTTCAGGCAACGGTTGAACAAAATACTATTTTAGTGAGTGGCATTGATAAACAGAAAGTCGGTCAGATTGCCTCAGAAATTAGAGCATTGAAGAAGCCAGAACCATACAAAGGTAAGGGCATACGGTACACCGGTGAATATATAATTCGTAAAGCTGGCAAGAGCGGAAAGGAAGCTTAG
- the rpsC gene encoding 30S ribosomal protein S3 — protein sequence MGQKVNPISMRLQVSKDWRSKWFVNKRDFASYLEQDLKAREMISKKLGIRASINRINIERSASQIVFTIYTGRAGVVIGRGGSGVQELNKELAKIYGVPVKINIEEIKKPELYAQLQAENIANQMERRISFRRAIKSTAAASMRAGAKGVRIEVAGRLGGAEMSRREKEIAGSVPLHTLRADVDYGYARAYYPGSGIIGVKVWIYKGEVR from the coding sequence ATGGGTCAAAAAGTAAATCCTATTAGCATGCGTCTTCAGGTTAGCAAAGACTGGCGAAGCAAATGGTTTGTTAACAAACGCGATTTTGCAAGTTATCTAGAGCAAGACTTGAAGGCTCGAGAGATGATTAGTAAAAAGCTAGGCATCCGGGCCAGTATTAATCGTATCAATATTGAACGATCTGCTAGCCAAATCGTATTCACTATTTACACAGGTCGAGCCGGTGTGGTTATTGGTCGCGGTGGATCTGGTGTTCAAGAGCTCAACAAAGAGCTGGCCAAGATTTATGGTGTACCAGTCAAAATCAACATTGAAGAGATTAAGAAACCAGAGCTTTACGCTCAGCTTCAAGCCGAGAACATTGCAAACCAGATGGAACGCCGTATATCTTTTAGACGAGCGATTAAAAGTACTGCAGCTGCTAGCATGCGCGCCGGAGCTAAGGGTGTACGCATCGAAGTTGCCGGTCGTCTAGGTGGAGCCGAAATGTCGCGTCGCGAAAAAGAAATTGCTGGTTCAGTACCTTTGCACACTCTACGAGCTGATGTCGATTACGGCTATGCCAGGGCTTATTACCCAGGTAGTGGCATTATCGGCGTCAAGGTTTGGATATACAAAGGGGAGGTGCGCTAA
- the rpsQ gene encoding 30S ribosomal protein S17, with protein sequence MKTLQGTVVSDVNNKTIIVNVATSKNHPLYKKRYTTTKKYAAHDEKNQAKIGDIVIISETRPVSKQKTWKLDKIVGQAEMKHQDAPLEAEEA encoded by the coding sequence ATGAAAACGTTACAAGGAACAGTTGTATCAGATGTAAATAACAAAACTATTATTGTTAATGTGGCGACTAGCAAGAATCATCCGCTATACAAGAAACGCTACACAACAACCAAAAAATATGCTGCCCATGATGAAAAGAACCAGGCCAAAATCGGCGATATCGTAATTATTAGTGAAACCCGTCCTGTATCTAAGCAGAAAACCTGGAAACTAGATAAAATTGTTGGTCAAGCCGAAATGAAGCATCAAGACGCACCATTGGAAGCTGAGGAGGCATAA
- the rplO gene encoding 50S ribosomal protein L15, with the protein MKFNELNIEARKQPTRVGRGISAGKGKTAGRGTKGQKARTGGNIRPGFEGGQNPLIQRLPKLRGFKSHRPLAYTIYTGQLDAIKSQKINSTVLADAGLIKDAYHTVKLVVKGELKTAKTLEISAISASALAMVQSAGGSFVRTAKLQRPKKNSSKNDK; encoded by the coding sequence ATGAAATTCAATGAGCTAAATATAGAAGCACGTAAACAGCCAACGAGAGTTGGCCGAGGGATTTCGGCAGGTAAAGGTAAAACTGCTGGTCGTGGCACAAAAGGTCAAAAAGCCCGAACTGGTGGGAATATTCGTCCTGGATTTGAAGGTGGACAGAACCCACTTATCCAGCGTTTACCAAAATTGCGCGGTTTTAAGAGTCACCGACCGCTAGCTTATACGATTTACACTGGCCAACTAGATGCTATTAAGTCACAGAAAATCAATTCGACTGTCCTAGCTGACGCTGGCTTGATTAAAGATGCTTACCATACAGTAAAACTAGTAGTAAAGGGTGAATTAAAGACAGCCAAAACTTTAGAGATCTCCGCAATTAGTGCTAGCGCTCTAGCTATGGTTCAATCTGCTGGAGGAAGCTTTGTACGGACTGCAAAATTGCAACGCCCAAAGAAAAACTCGTCAAAAAATGACAAATAG
- the infA gene encoding translation initiation factor IF-1: MSKNKEVIELEGKIVECLPGTKFIVELENGHQIRCTISGRMRKNYIRLVPGDRVKVEMTMYDLSQGRVTFRI; this comes from the coding sequence ATGTCTAAAAACAAGGAAGTTATTGAGCTTGAAGGCAAAATTGTCGAGTGCCTACCCGGCACCAAGTTCATAGTCGAACTTGAAAATGGACATCAGATACGTTGCACGATATCAGGCAGAATGCGCAAGAATTACATTCGCTTGGTACCGGGTGACCGCGTGAAAGTAGAGATGACCATGTATGATCTCTCGCAGGGTCGCGTAACTTTCCGCATTTAG
- the rpsM gene encoding 30S ribosomal protein S13: protein MARISGVTIPTEKQVHIALTYVYGIGQKHSNDILETAKVERTTRVKNLTDDEISRIQEVINTNYTVEGELQRVVVGNIKRLRDIKSYRGDRHARNLPSRGQRTKTNARTRRGKKVTVGGTTKKAPSKT, encoded by the coding sequence ATGGCACGAATAAGTGGCGTGACTATTCCAACAGAGAAGCAAGTGCATATCGCGCTTACTTATGTTTACGGAATTGGTCAAAAGCATAGCAATGATATCTTGGAAACCGCCAAGGTGGAGCGAACTACTCGAGTTAAGAATTTAACTGATGACGAGATTAGCCGTATCCAAGAAGTTATTAACACCAACTACACTGTTGAAGGTGAACTCCAACGAGTAGTAGTCGGAAATATTAAAAGGTTGCGCGACATCAAGTCTTATCGAGGAGATCGTCACGCACGTAATTTGCCTAGTCGGGGTCAGCGAACCAAAACCAACGCTCGTACTCGTCGTGGTAAAAAAGTAACTGTTGGTGGAACTACGAAGAAAGCACCATCTAAGACTTAG
- the rplX gene encoding 50S ribosomal protein L24, with translation MRVKKGDTVVVTTGRDKGKTGVVLATHPQLNKVTVEGVNLVKRHTKPSKVHPQGGIIESTSPIWVSKVAVIDPTTKKPTRIGYKLDKDGKKSRIYKASGKEIK, from the coding sequence ATTCGCGTTAAAAAAGGTGACACAGTAGTGGTTACTACAGGCCGAGATAAGGGTAAGACTGGTGTAGTGCTAGCAACTCACCCTCAACTAAATAAAGTAACCGTTGAAGGCGTTAACCTTGTTAAACGTCATACAAAACCTTCGAAGGTACACCCACAAGGCGGGATCATTGAAAGTACTTCACCGATTTGGGTAAGTAAAGTTGCCGTTATCGACCCAACCACAAAGAAGCCAACAAGGATTGGCTATAAACTAGACAAAGACGGTAAGAAGTCTCGGATCTATAAAGCTAGTGGAAAGGAGATCAAGTAA
- the rpsD gene encoding 30S ribosomal protein S4 — protein MARDLTPVVKQSRREGYALHPKAHKYLAKQATPGSQMQSGGRRSSSSQYSVQMREKQKVRRLYGLLEKQFSNLLKEASRNRGQTGEMALIFLERRLDNAVYRSGFATSRKSARQLVTHGHFTLNGRRVDIPSVRLKVGDEIVVRPHSTKSGYFKNFEEVSPKPSSTPAWIKVDRKNLKFSVTNLPTRDDAEEDIKEQLIVEFYSR, from the coding sequence ATGGCCAGAGATCTTACACCAGTTGTTAAACAAAGTCGTAGAGAAGGCTATGCGCTTCATCCAAAAGCTCATAAGTATCTTGCCAAACAAGCAACACCAGGCTCACAAATGCAGTCAGGTGGTCGAAGAAGTTCAAGTAGCCAGTACTCTGTTCAAATGCGCGAAAAGCAAAAAGTACGTCGTTTATATGGATTACTAGAAAAGCAGTTTAGCAACTTACTAAAAGAAGCTAGCCGCAACCGTGGCCAAACTGGCGAAATGGCACTTATCTTTCTAGAAAGACGCTTAGATAACGCCGTTTACCGCTCAGGGTTTGCCACTAGTCGTAAAAGCGCTAGACAGCTAGTTACGCATGGTCACTTCACATTGAACGGCCGACGAGTAGATATACCATCTGTTCGCTTAAAAGTTGGTGATGAAATTGTTGTTAGGCCACACAGCACAAAAAGTGGTTATTTCAAGAATTTCGAAGAGGTAAGTCCTAAGCCATCGAGCACACCTGCCTGGATAAAAGTAGACAGAAAAAATTTGAAATTTTCTGTTACAAATTTACCTACCAGGGATGACGCCGAAGAAGATATTAAAGAACAGCTAATAGTTGAGTTTTACTCGAGATAA
- the rpsS gene encoding 30S ribosomal protein S19, with translation MSRSLKKGPFIDPKLAKKVAALGKEDRTIIKTWARSSTISPEFVGKTIAVHNGKVHVPVHVTENMVGHKLGEFSPTRKFRSHGGKLAKG, from the coding sequence ATGAGTAGAAGCTTAAAGAAAGGTCCATTCATTGATCCGAAGCTAGCTAAGAAAGTTGCAGCACTCGGTAAAGAAGACCGCACAATCATCAAAACTTGGGCCCGCAGCAGTACAATTTCGCCAGAATTTGTTGGCAAGACGATAGCTGTTCATAACGGCAAAGTACATGTGCCGGTACACGTAACTGAAAACATGGTCGGTCACAAACTTGGTGAATTTTCACCAACTCGTAAGTTCCGCAGCCATGGTGGAAAGTTGGCCAAGGGGTAA